A part of Azospirillum thermophilum genomic DNA contains:
- a CDS encoding HAMP domain-containing methyl-accepting chemotaxis protein produces MSRGKGLLSLVDELANRRPADPRVPEVREKARALIATLEEENAAVTQRLDLRAKREAATADLGKSYDEFFGILRPLIETVGARLHSKGEELNAMTEKDMEGLSDAVRALISLFELRADIVLTAEAMNRAATATTSLAVTQQQQIYLEAAARLVSATAQIGQRFTPEMSSALEAFFAFGDGASGIFDLRRKALEGAEGDRAAANRQLADAASKMIKAQQEILDQLESPLMRTKAEIKLATVNVRSQTRDSLQELLGQGLVQFRAYLEVAAYANVLTGALNEAAQAPDLARLYSLVERYTAAVDSISERLEQLKGDGNAATLKKNVDAMAVFGDGDRSLFELRRAELTAGRDNAAVLAKNRQVAQDFAKVLDEQIAAMKAEGDSAAEGAMAAMDAGRTILILFAVASLIIAAALAWLVVGRMIVSRISQLSDAMRAIAGGKLDTAIPTGGSDEIAEMAQALVVFRDTANEAAAANARAEAERSRAGQERRRAMVEMADSFESSVRAMLERVSTAAGEMQDMAQRMSRNAETTTGEAATAASTSQQAEGSVKAVAAATEELSASIQEIGTQVTASSRIARQAADDAERTDRTVEGLAQTANKIGEVVQLINDIASQTNLLALNATIEAARAGEAGKGFAVVASEVKSLANQTGKATEEISSQINAMQSVTQEAVDAIRAIAGTIREINEIAANVAAAVEQQSAATREIARNIGEAADGTQHVRRNIDSVARAAAESGESANRVLQASSTVADQVRSLGNQVDTLVNQMRAG; encoded by the coding sequence ATGAGCCGCGGCAAGGGCCTGCTCTCCCTGGTGGACGAACTGGCGAACCGCCGTCCCGCCGATCCCCGTGTCCCCGAGGTGCGGGAGAAGGCGCGGGCCCTGATCGCGACGCTGGAGGAGGAGAATGCCGCCGTCACCCAGCGCCTCGACCTGCGGGCCAAGCGTGAGGCGGCGACCGCCGATCTCGGCAAATCCTACGACGAGTTCTTCGGCATCCTGCGCCCGCTGATCGAGACGGTCGGCGCCCGGCTGCACAGCAAGGGCGAAGAACTCAACGCCATGACCGAAAAGGACATGGAGGGCCTGAGCGACGCGGTCCGCGCCCTGATCAGCCTCTTCGAGCTGCGGGCCGACATCGTTCTGACCGCGGAGGCGATGAACCGCGCGGCGACCGCCACCACCTCGCTGGCAGTGACGCAGCAGCAGCAGATCTATCTGGAGGCCGCCGCCCGTCTCGTCAGCGCGACCGCCCAGATCGGACAGCGCTTCACCCCGGAGATGTCGAGCGCCCTGGAAGCCTTCTTCGCCTTCGGCGACGGTGCCAGCGGCATCTTCGACCTGCGGCGCAAGGCGCTGGAGGGGGCGGAGGGTGACCGCGCCGCCGCCAACCGCCAGCTTGCCGACGCCGCGTCCAAGATGATCAAGGCGCAGCAGGAGATCCTCGACCAGCTCGAATCGCCGCTGATGCGCACCAAGGCGGAGATCAAGCTGGCGACGGTGAATGTCCGCTCCCAGACGCGGGATTCGCTGCAGGAGCTGCTGGGGCAGGGGCTCGTCCAGTTCCGGGCGTATCTCGAGGTCGCAGCCTATGCCAACGTCCTCACCGGCGCACTCAACGAGGCCGCGCAAGCTCCTGATCTGGCAAGGCTTTACTCACTGGTCGAGCGCTACACCGCGGCCGTCGACTCCATCAGCGAACGGCTGGAGCAGCTCAAGGGCGACGGCAACGCCGCCACGCTGAAGAAGAACGTCGACGCCATGGCGGTCTTCGGCGACGGCGACCGCAGCCTGTTCGAACTGCGCCGCGCCGAACTGACGGCCGGCCGCGACAATGCCGCCGTGCTGGCCAAGAACCGGCAGGTCGCCCAGGATTTCGCAAAGGTGCTGGACGAGCAGATCGCCGCGATGAAGGCGGAGGGCGACAGCGCGGCCGAGGGGGCGATGGCCGCCATGGACGCCGGCCGGACCATCCTGATCCTGTTCGCCGTGGCGAGCCTTATCATCGCCGCCGCCCTCGCCTGGCTGGTGGTCGGCCGGATGATCGTGTCGCGCATCAGCCAACTGTCCGACGCGATGCGCGCGATCGCCGGCGGCAAGCTCGACACCGCCATCCCGACCGGCGGCTCGGATGAGATCGCCGAGATGGCGCAGGCCCTGGTCGTTTTCCGCGACACCGCCAACGAGGCTGCCGCCGCCAATGCCCGGGCCGAGGCCGAGCGGTCGCGTGCCGGGCAGGAGCGCCGCCGCGCGATGGTCGAGATGGCGGACAGCTTCGAAAGCAGCGTGCGGGCCATGCTGGAGCGGGTCAGCACCGCGGCCGGCGAGATGCAGGACATGGCCCAGCGGATGAGCCGCAACGCCGAGACGACGACGGGGGAGGCGGCAACCGCGGCCTCCACCTCGCAGCAGGCGGAGGGCAGCGTGAAGGCCGTTGCCGCGGCGACCGAGGAACTGTCGGCCTCGATCCAGGAAATCGGCACCCAGGTCACCGCCTCCAGCCGCATCGCCCGGCAGGCCGCCGACGACGCGGAGCGTACCGACCGAACCGTCGAAGGGCTCGCCCAGACCGCCAACAAGATCGGCGAGGTGGTGCAGCTCATCAACGACATCGCCAGTCAGACCAACCTGCTGGCGCTGAACGCGACGATCGAGGCGGCCCGCGCCGGGGAGGCCGGCAAGGGCTTCGCCGTGGTGGCGAGCGAGGTCAAGAGCCTCGCCAACCAGACCGGGAAGGCGACGGAGGAGATCTCCAGCCAGATCAACGCCATGCAGTCGGTGACGCAGGAAGCGGTCGACGCGATCCGCGCCATCGCCGGGACCATCCGCGAAATCAACGAGATCGCGGCGAATGTTGCCGCAGCGGTTGAGCAGCAGAGCGCCGCGACCCGCGAGATCGCCCGCAACATCGGCGAGGCGGCGGACGGAACCCAGCATGTCCGGCGCAACATCGACTCGGTCGCGCGCGCAGCCGCGGAGTCGGGCGAATCGGCCAATCGGGTCCTCCAGGCCTCCTCGACCGTTGCCGATCAGGTCCGCTCGCTGGGCAACCAGGTGGACACGCTCGTCAACCAGATGCGGGCGGGCTGA
- a CDS encoding FIST signal transduction protein — protein MEDPAFASALRAAFPASALAGCSTAGEITGDGVTDGTCTVTALRFDKSAVRVAEAVTATLGESGEAGAALGTALSAPHPAGPLAGVLLFGRGVDINGSALIEGLTGRIPAGVPVSGGLAGDGGAFKRTLVLGPSGLSDRAAVAVGLYGEALRFRHGSFGGWEPFGPARKVTRATGNILLELDGEPALNIYKRYLGDYAKDLPASGLLFPFELLNENHSAIGLIRTILGIDEEAGSLILAGTVEEGFYLRLMHASTDSLVDGAEQAAEACGPQGDGQEGDAVALLVSCVGRKLVMGDRVDEEVEAVAERLPAGTVLTGFYSYGEISPMHGLADCKLHNQTMTVALLTES, from the coding sequence ATGGAGGATCCGGCTTTCGCCTCTGCGCTGCGCGCCGCCTTTCCGGCTTCGGCCCTCGCCGGCTGCAGCACAGCCGGGGAGATCACGGGCGACGGCGTCACCGACGGGACCTGCACCGTAACCGCCCTTCGATTCGACAAGTCCGCGGTGCGGGTCGCCGAGGCCGTGACGGCGACGCTCGGCGAGTCCGGAGAGGCCGGCGCGGCGCTCGGAACGGCGTTGTCCGCTCCCCATCCCGCCGGTCCGCTGGCCGGCGTGCTCCTGTTCGGCCGCGGTGTCGACATCAACGGCAGCGCCCTGATCGAGGGGCTGACCGGCAGGATTCCCGCGGGGGTGCCGGTGTCCGGGGGGCTGGCCGGCGATGGCGGCGCGTTCAAGCGTACGCTGGTGCTCGGACCGTCCGGCCTGTCGGACCGGGCGGCGGTCGCGGTCGGTCTCTATGGCGAGGCGCTGCGCTTCCGCCATGGCTCCTTCGGCGGTTGGGAGCCCTTCGGCCCGGCCCGCAAGGTCACCCGCGCCACCGGCAACATCCTGCTGGAGCTGGACGGGGAACCGGCGCTCAACATCTACAAGCGCTACCTCGGCGACTACGCGAAGGATCTGCCGGCGTCCGGACTGCTGTTCCCGTTCGAGCTTCTGAACGAGAACCACTCCGCCATCGGCCTGATCCGCACCATCCTCGGCATCGACGAGGAGGCGGGCAGCCTGATCCTGGCGGGAACGGTGGAGGAAGGCTTCTATCTCCGCCTGATGCACGCCAGCACCGATTCGCTGGTGGACGGGGCCGAGCAGGCGGCCGAAGCCTGCGGACCGCAGGGCGACGGGCAGGAAGGCGACGCCGTGGCCCTGCTGGTGAGCTGCGTCGGGCGCAAGCTGGTGATGGGCGACCGGGTGGACGAGGAGGTGGAGGCGGTGGCCGAGCGGCTGCCCGCCGGCACGGTCCTGACCGGCTTCTACTCCTATGGGGAGATCAGTCCGATGCATGGGCTGGCCGATTGCAAGCTGCACAACCAGACGATGACCGTCGCCCTCCTGACGGAATCCTGA
- a CDS encoding PAS domain S-box protein, protein MHRLLQSQLKRVLGIRTPEELDTLLSELKDLGGRPGVGPTAARFLQEVGTLLGRVEQSYEQADRDLSLRARSLQLSSQELAEANERLRQEAATQSQAIARLRGTANSLLRADGRPELDSSLDDAEGEDGSTGLERLSHLMAQLVDERASALRELELQKFALDQHAIVSITDPRGRILYANDKFCQISGYDRDELIGRDHRIVNSGHHPPSFFAEMWHTIMDGQVWHGEIANRTKSGEIYWVAATVVPQLGIDGRPVRYIAIRTDITPRKHMEAELLESRRFLQSITDSMGEGVFSLDRRGYCTFLNPEAERLLGWSLADLRGITFHDAVHYKEASGRAVAKEDCPVMLSIRQGRTYRSDTDHFIRRDGTVFPISVISVPLREDGQIVGSVTVFQDITERQRILNALQESEKRLAIALDASQTGLWDWNPVTDAAYFSTHWLGMLGYGPDDLPACGRTWLSLLHPDDRDAVLNRLETHKRGDTPVYAVEFRMRHKDGGWVWILSAGKVTERGEDGAPTRITGIHKDITDLKRTEAELAHAKEEADRANRLKSDFLANMSHEIRTPMNAVIGLSHLIMTTELTRRQRDYMDKIHAASRNLLGIINDILDFSKIEAGKLTIETIPFQIADVLQEVTTVVQPRLREKGLELIVDLGAEVPTTLLGDPLRLGQVVLNLVSNAVKFTERGEVVVCVAGSRDGGDGYRLDVTVRDTGIGMSPAQVANLFRPFTQADSSTTRRFGGTGLGLAICRQLVELMGGSIGVESTAGVGTTFRFSILGRVAPEAASADRMPTDLMGRRVLVVDDSDAVRSILSDMLERFGLAVEAVPGGWDALARMENAIIGAEPPVDLLVLDWRMPDLDGVETLHRLQAMQEAHPPVIMTTAYGGDAMHDALDGGRVAAILEKPVTPSAMLDSVMTALGRDSSGRASGSALPAPRHVRPAAAGEDLSALVGRRVLLVEDNAINQQVACGLLELAGVEVAVAGSGEEALRILREQRFEVVLMDVQMPGLDGYETTGIIRREMELGDLPIVAMTAHAMAGDRERCLEAGMNDHVAKPIDPDALYAALLRWLKPSRRLGRGLTSAETGTGAGAAVLPDRLPGLDLAAARRSVGGNLGLLRRILGDFADSHGTDVARLSAEVASQSWRDALRTAHTLKGTSATIGALDLSQLAGDAERLLSGPAPALPPDLLPRLEAAMVEVVTGIRTLLRPLLQPLLHQDPQPDGAPATCTPARLAEAAALASRLELALSEGDPEAAELAEALAGLLEGSALAACAAAVARPASQFDFDEAATALTGLRAALHDHEEAGE, encoded by the coding sequence ATGCACCGGCTCCTGCAAAGCCAGTTGAAGCGCGTGCTCGGCATCCGCACGCCGGAGGAACTGGATACCCTGCTGTCCGAACTGAAGGATCTCGGAGGCCGGCCGGGTGTCGGCCCCACCGCCGCCCGGTTCCTGCAGGAGGTCGGGACCCTGCTCGGCCGGGTGGAGCAGAGCTACGAGCAGGCCGACCGCGACCTGAGCCTGCGCGCCCGCAGCCTGCAGCTCAGCTCGCAGGAGCTGGCGGAGGCGAACGAGCGTCTTCGTCAGGAGGCCGCGACCCAGTCCCAGGCGATTGCCCGGCTGCGCGGCACCGCCAACAGCCTGCTGCGCGCCGATGGCCGGCCGGAGCTGGACTCTTCGCTGGACGATGCCGAGGGAGAGGACGGCTCGACGGGGCTGGAACGGCTGTCCCACCTGATGGCCCAACTGGTGGATGAGCGGGCGAGCGCGCTGCGGGAGCTGGAGCTGCAGAAGTTCGCCCTCGATCAGCATGCCATCGTCAGCATCACCGACCCCCGCGGCCGGATCCTCTACGCCAACGACAAGTTCTGTCAGATCAGCGGCTACGACCGGGACGAACTGATCGGTCGCGACCACCGCATCGTCAATTCCGGCCATCACCCGCCCAGCTTCTTCGCGGAGATGTGGCACACCATCATGGACGGGCAGGTGTGGCACGGCGAGATCGCCAACCGCACCAAATCGGGCGAGATCTACTGGGTGGCGGCGACCGTCGTGCCTCAACTCGGCATCGACGGCCGTCCGGTGCGGTACATCGCCATCCGGACCGACATCACCCCGCGCAAGCACATGGAGGCGGAGCTTCTGGAAAGCCGCCGCTTCCTGCAGAGCATCACCGATTCCATGGGCGAGGGCGTCTTCTCGCTCGACCGCCGCGGCTACTGCACCTTCCTCAATCCGGAAGCCGAGCGGCTGCTCGGCTGGTCGCTCGCCGACCTGCGCGGCATCACCTTCCATGATGCCGTCCATTACAAGGAGGCCAGCGGCCGCGCGGTCGCCAAGGAGGACTGCCCGGTGATGCTCAGCATCCGCCAGGGCCGCACCTACCGCAGCGACACCGACCATTTCATCCGGCGCGACGGCACCGTCTTCCCGATCTCGGTCATTTCCGTCCCCCTGCGCGAGGACGGGCAGATCGTCGGCTCCGTCACCGTCTTCCAGGACATCACGGAGAGGCAGCGCATCCTGAACGCCCTGCAGGAGAGCGAGAAGCGGCTGGCGATCGCGCTCGACGCCTCGCAGACCGGCCTGTGGGACTGGAACCCGGTCACCGACGCCGCCTATTTCTCCACGCACTGGCTGGGCATGCTGGGGTACGGGCCGGACGATCTGCCGGCCTGCGGGCGAACCTGGTTGTCGCTCCTGCATCCCGACGACCGCGACGCGGTGCTCAACCGGCTGGAAACCCACAAGCGCGGCGACACCCCGGTCTACGCCGTCGAATTCCGCATGCGCCACAAGGACGGCGGCTGGGTCTGGATCCTGTCCGCCGGCAAGGTGACGGAACGCGGCGAGGACGGCGCGCCGACACGCATCACCGGCATCCACAAGGACATCACCGACCTGAAGCGGACGGAAGCCGAGCTTGCCCATGCCAAGGAGGAGGCCGACCGCGCCAACCGGCTGAAGAGCGACTTCCTCGCCAACATGAGCCACGAGATCCGCACGCCGATGAACGCGGTCATCGGGCTCAGCCACCTGATCATGACGACCGAGCTGACCCGGCGCCAGCGCGACTACATGGACAAGATCCATGCCGCCTCGCGCAACCTGCTGGGCATCATCAACGACATCCTCGACTTCTCGAAGATCGAGGCCGGCAAGCTGACCATCGAGACGATCCCCTTCCAGATCGCCGACGTGCTGCAGGAGGTGACGACGGTCGTCCAGCCCAGGCTGCGGGAGAAGGGGCTGGAGCTGATCGTCGATCTGGGGGCGGAGGTGCCGACGACGCTGCTGGGCGACCCCTTGCGGCTGGGGCAGGTCGTGCTGAACCTCGTCTCCAACGCGGTGAAGTTCACCGAGCGGGGCGAGGTGGTCGTCTGCGTCGCGGGATCGCGGGACGGCGGCGACGGCTACCGGCTCGACGTCACGGTCAGGGACACCGGGATCGGCATGTCGCCTGCCCAGGTCGCCAACCTGTTCCGGCCCTTCACCCAGGCGGACAGCTCCACCACCCGCCGCTTCGGCGGCACGGGTCTTGGCCTCGCCATCTGCCGCCAGCTCGTGGAGCTGATGGGCGGATCCATCGGGGTGGAGAGCACGGCCGGCGTCGGAACGACCTTCCGCTTCTCCATCCTCGGCCGCGTGGCGCCGGAAGCCGCCTCCGCCGACCGCATGCCGACCGACCTGATGGGCCGCCGCGTGCTGGTGGTGGACGACAGCGACGCCGTGCGCTCCATCCTCTCGGACATGCTGGAGCGCTTCGGCCTGGCGGTCGAGGCCGTGCCCGGCGGCTGGGACGCGCTGGCGCGGATGGAGAACGCCATCATCGGCGCGGAGCCGCCGGTCGACCTTCTGGTGCTCGACTGGCGCATGCCGGACCTCGACGGGGTGGAGACGCTCCACCGGCTGCAGGCGATGCAGGAGGCCCACCCCCCGGTCATCATGACGACCGCCTATGGCGGTGATGCGATGCATGACGCGCTGGACGGCGGGCGGGTGGCGGCCATCCTGGAAAAGCCGGTCACCCCGTCCGCGATGCTCGATTCGGTGATGACGGCGCTGGGCCGGGATTCGTCGGGGCGGGCCTCCGGCTCCGCCCTGCCCGCGCCGCGCCACGTCCGGCCGGCCGCGGCGGGCGAGGATCTTTCGGCCCTGGTGGGCCGGCGCGTCCTGCTGGTGGAGGACAACGCGATCAACCAGCAGGTCGCCTGCGGCCTGCTGGAGCTGGCGGGGGTAGAGGTCGCCGTCGCCGGCAGCGGCGAGGAGGCATTGCGCATCCTGCGCGAGCAGCGCTTCGAGGTCGTGCTGATGGATGTGCAGATGCCGGGCCTCGACGGCTACGAGACCACCGGCATCATCCGGCGGGAGATGGAGCTGGGCGACCTGCCGATCGTCGCCATGACCGCCCACGCCATGGCGGGCGACCGGGAGCGCTGCCTGGAAGCCGGGATGAACGACCATGTCGCGAAGCCCATCGATCCCGATGCGCTCTATGCGGCCCTGCTGCGCTGGCTCAAGCCGTCGCGCCGGCTGGGACGGGGCCTGACGTCGGCGGAGACGGGGACCGGAGCCGGGGCCGCAGTTCTGCCCGACCGGCTGCCCGGCCTGGACCTGGCGGCCGCCCGGCGCAGCGTCGGCGGGAATCTCGGGCTGCTCCGCCGGATCCTCGGCGACTTCGCCGACAGCCATGGAACCGACGTTGCGCGGCTGTCGGCCGAGGTGGCGTCGCAGTCCTGGCGCGACGCCCTGCGGACCGCCCACACGCTGAAGGGAACCTCGGCGACCATCGGCGCACTCGACCTGTCGCAACTCGCCGGGGATGCGGAAAGGCTGCTCTCCGGTCCGGCCCCCGCCCTGCCGCCCGACCTGCTGCCCCGTCTGGAGGCGGCGATGGTCGAGGTGGTGACCGGGATACGGACCCTGCTCCGCCCCCTCCTGCAGCCCCTCCTGCACCAGGACCCGCAACCGGACGGGGCTCCGGCCACCTGCACGCCCGCGCGGCTGGCCGAGGCTGCGGCCCTCGCCAGCCGGCTGGAGCTGGCGCTGTCCGAGGGCGATCCGGAGGCGGCGGAACTGGCGGAGGCCCTGGCAGGGCTGCTGGAAGGCAGTGCGCTCGCCGCGTGTGCCGCGGCCGTCGCCCGTCCGGCATCGCAGTTCGACTTCGACGAGGCGGCAACCGCCCTGACCGGGCTGCGCGCCGCCCTGCATGACCATGAGGAGGCGGGAGAGTGA
- a CDS encoding response regulator, producing the protein MSGTAEENRCSEPGRDLPRVLIVDDEPINLKVLADLLRDGYRLSVAKDGPQALARMAGDPLPDLVLLDVMMPGMDGMEVCRRLKEEERTRDVPVIFITAMGQPHDEARGFEAGAVDYITKPISPPVVTARVRTHIALREARRQLAEHNRLLEARVAERTRDLARAQDVAIRALASLAETRDNETGNHIRRTQNYVLALANHLRRDPRFAPRFAGRLDDETVEMLFKSAPLHDVGKVGIPDSILLKPGKLTDEEFHVMKTHAALGHDAIFAAEEELDSRSSFLRVAREIAQGHHERWDGTGYPLGLKGEEIPLSARLMAVADVYDALISRRCYKPAFPHEQAVEIMLAGRGTHFDPDVTDAFAELAGEFLAIAQRFRDGAAE; encoded by the coding sequence GTGAGCGGAACAGCCGAGGAAAACCGCTGCTCCGAACCGGGCCGCGATCTGCCGCGCGTCCTGATCGTCGATGACGAGCCGATCAACCTGAAGGTTCTGGCCGACCTGCTGCGCGACGGCTACCGGCTGAGCGTCGCCAAGGATGGCCCGCAGGCGCTCGCCCGGATGGCCGGCGATCCCCTGCCCGACCTCGTCCTGCTCGACGTCATGATGCCGGGCATGGACGGGATGGAGGTGTGCCGCCGCCTGAAGGAGGAGGAGCGGACGCGCGACGTGCCCGTCATCTTCATCACCGCCATGGGGCAGCCCCATGACGAGGCCCGCGGCTTCGAGGCCGGGGCGGTCGACTACATCACCAAGCCGATCTCGCCGCCGGTGGTGACCGCCCGCGTTCGCACCCACATCGCCCTGCGCGAGGCCCGCCGGCAACTGGCCGAGCACAACCGCCTGCTGGAGGCGCGGGTGGCGGAGCGGACGCGCGATCTCGCCCGCGCCCAGGACGTGGCGATCCGCGCCCTCGCCTCGCTCGCCGAGACGCGGGACAACGAGACGGGCAACCACATCCGCCGTACGCAGAACTACGTCCTGGCGCTGGCCAACCATCTCCGGCGCGATCCCAGATTCGCACCGAGGTTCGCCGGCCGGCTTGATGACGAGACGGTGGAGATGCTCTTCAAGTCGGCCCCGCTGCACGATGTCGGCAAGGTCGGTATTCCCGACTCGATCCTCCTCAAGCCCGGCAAGCTCACCGACGAGGAGTTCCATGTGATGAAGACCCACGCGGCGCTCGGCCATGACGCCATCTTCGCCGCGGAGGAGGAGCTGGACTCCCGAAGCTCGTTCCTGCGCGTCGCGCGGGAAATCGCCCAGGGCCATCACGAGCGCTGGGACGGCACCGGCTATCCCCTGGGATTGAAGGGGGAGGAGATTCCCCTGTCGGCCCGGCTGATGGCGGTGGCGGACGTCTATGACGCGCTGATCAGCCGGCGCTGCTACAAGCCGGCCTTCCCGCACGAACAGGCGGTGGAGATCATGCTGGCCGGCCGCGGCACGCACTTCGACCCCGACGTGACCGATGCCTTCGCGGAGCTGGCCGGGGAGTTTCTGGCCATCGCCCAACGCTTCCGCGACGGAGCCGCGGAGTGA
- a CDS encoding putative bifunctional diguanylate cyclase/phosphodiesterase, whose translation MDNQTDPLPFDMTLPGLRSVPTDEALALAAFRRILSSACIIDSCGVIILTNDAWDHFGGDGRPTAEPCFGRGENYLDVCARAAGGGDPHAAAVLERLEAVLKGLLREFTLEYPCQTSTDLLWFSIEVAAFTHEGERWAVVIHNDISAHVSNEAALSRANSALDGVAQDRLAAAQRAEQRSALLEMMSSDGVWDWLPDSDDFFASDRLTEILGGPRIETGRAFFSRLHLDDADRLQPVIALRLRIGGPFETEARFLRPDGSEVWVLLRGNALPGNGLAPARVVGTLCDISVRREAEESLKAGVARDSLTGLLTRTVFMDRLTQALRHAGAMPVSLLLADLDGLSDVNQRFGGQTGNALLREIAWRICEEAGPGATVARIGGDVFTILLPDTPGEAAQALAERLRARIADPIRLGPDLEVVTASFGVVTAEPGPAGPGQPEVDPEEMVVEAELGMLAAKGEGGDRCRTFEPEMRRTSLHRNRLASSMREALAVADQGDPDGFYLVYQPIHRLSEERPIAGYEALLRWQSPILGAVSPADFIPVAERAGLIVPLGDWVMRRACRQLAAWLSISEADPDLFVGVNVAPQQLYQPDFVDKVLACLDSTGLAPHNLKIEVTEGSILDNAYVAANVLNALRAQGVRLSIDDFGTGFSSLSYLANFQFSELKIDRSFVQGMIANPRTREVVKTIVTLGQGLGMSVVAEGVERSEELALLEAIGCHLVQGYLLGRPMGPDQILPPLRAELVCG comes from the coding sequence ATGGACAACCAAACCGATCCGCTGCCTTTCGACATGACGCTGCCCGGCCTGCGGTCCGTGCCGACGGACGAGGCCCTTGCCCTGGCGGCCTTCCGGCGGATCCTCTCGAGCGCCTGCATCATCGACTCCTGCGGCGTCATCATCCTGACCAACGACGCCTGGGACCATTTCGGTGGCGACGGCAGGCCAACCGCCGAGCCCTGCTTCGGACGGGGAGAGAATTATCTCGATGTCTGCGCCCGCGCGGCCGGTGGCGGCGATCCCCATGCCGCCGCCGTCCTGGAGCGGCTGGAGGCAGTTCTGAAAGGGCTGTTGCGGGAATTCACCCTGGAGTACCCCTGCCAGACGTCGACCGACCTGCTGTGGTTCAGCATCGAGGTCGCCGCCTTCACCCATGAGGGGGAACGCTGGGCGGTGGTGATCCACAACGACATCAGCGCCCATGTTTCCAACGAAGCGGCGCTGAGCCGGGCGAACAGCGCGCTCGACGGGGTGGCTCAGGACCGTCTGGCGGCGGCGCAGCGGGCCGAGCAACGCTCCGCCCTGCTGGAGATGATGAGCAGCGACGGGGTCTGGGACTGGCTTCCGGACAGCGACGACTTCTTCGCTTCGGACAGGCTGACGGAGATTCTCGGCGGTCCGCGGATCGAGACCGGGCGTGCCTTCTTCTCGCGCCTTCACCTCGACGATGCCGACCGCCTGCAGCCGGTGATCGCCCTGCGGCTGCGGATCGGCGGCCCGTTCGAGACGGAGGCGCGCTTCCTGCGCCCGGACGGCAGCGAGGTCTGGGTTCTGCTGCGCGGCAATGCCCTGCCCGGCAACGGGTTGGCACCGGCCCGCGTGGTGGGCACCCTCTGCGACATCAGCGTGCGGCGGGAGGCCGAGGAGTCGCTGAAGGCGGGAGTGGCGCGCGACTCCCTGACCGGCCTGCTCACCCGCACGGTGTTCATGGACCGGCTGACCCAGGCGTTGCGCCACGCCGGTGCCATGCCGGTTTCCCTGCTGTTGGCCGACCTCGACGGGCTGAGCGACGTCAACCAGCGCTTCGGCGGGCAGACCGGCAACGCCCTGCTGCGCGAGATCGCCTGGCGGATTTGCGAGGAGGCGGGGCCGGGGGCAACGGTCGCCCGCATCGGCGGCGACGTCTTCACCATCCTTCTGCCCGATACGCCCGGCGAGGCCGCGCAGGCGCTGGCGGAACGGCTGCGCGCCCGGATCGCCGACCCGATCCGGCTCGGCCCCGACCTGGAGGTGGTGACCGCCAGCTTCGGGGTGGTCACCGCCGAACCCGGCCCGGCCGGTCCGGGGCAGCCGGAGGTCGATCCGGAGGAGATGGTCGTCGAAGCCGAACTCGGCATGCTCGCCGCCAAGGGCGAGGGCGGCGACCGCTGCCGGACCTTCGAACCGGAGATGCGCCGGACCTCCCTCCACCGCAATCGCCTCGCCAGCAGCATGCGCGAAGCGCTGGCCGTCGCCGACCAGGGGGATCCGGACGGCTTCTATCTGGTCTACCAGCCGATCCACAGGCTGTCGGAGGAGCGGCCCATCGCCGGTTATGAGGCGCTGCTGCGCTGGCAGAGCCCGATCCTGGGCGCCGTCAGCCCGGCCGACTTCATCCCGGTGGCGGAGCGGGCCGGGCTGATCGTACCGCTGGGCGACTGGGTGATGCGGCGGGCCTGCCGCCAGCTCGCGGCCTGGCTCAGCATCAGCGAGGCCGATCCGGATCTGTTCGTCGGCGTGAACGTGGCACCGCAGCAGCTCTATCAGCCGGATTTCGTGGACAAGGTGCTGGCCTGCCTCGACTCCACCGGCCTTGCGCCGCACAACCTGAAGATCGAGGTGACGGAGGGGAGCATCCTCGACAACGCCTATGTGGCCGCCAACGTGCTGAATGCGCTGCGCGCACAGGGCGTGCGGCTGTCGATCGACGATTTCGGCACGGGGTTCTCCAGCCTCAGCTATCTCGCCAACTTCCAGTTCAGCGAGCTGAAGATCGACCGCTCCTTCGTCCAGGGCATGATCGCCAACCCGCGGACGCGCGAGGTGGTGAAGACCATCGTCACGCTGGGCCAGGGACTCGGCATGTCCGTCGTAGCCGAGGGGGTGGAGCGGTCGGAGGAACTGGCCCTGCTGGAAGCCATCGGCTGCCACCTCGTGCAAGGCTACCTGCTGGGCCGTCCGATGGGACCGGATCAGATCCTGCCGCCCCTGCGCGCCGAGTTGGTCTGCGGCTGA